In one window of Methanosarcina vacuolata Z-761 DNA:
- a CDS encoding DUF1894 domain-containing protein, with product MSCIEQMKYTIHLQKTSFKEAREYIEKNSDEVYYVSPGYKIFKDYYIIGIPPIAMGVKGNALVFPYTKPCHGSFVLSIDDEDSIKEINRLRDAEKEKVTPSAKKSKPAESSRTSLSSYGDMWKN from the coding sequence ATGAGCTGTATTGAGCAAATGAAGTACACAATCCACCTGCAAAAAACAAGCTTCAAGGAGGCCAGAGAGTATATTGAGAAAAACTCGGACGAGGTTTACTATGTATCTCCTGGATATAAAATCTTCAAAGATTATTATATAATCGGAATACCGCCCATTGCGATGGGTGTAAAAGGCAATGCTCTGGTCTTCCCCTATACAAAGCCGTGCCATGGGAGCTTTGTCCTGAGCATAGACGACGAAGACAGCATAAAAGAGATCAATCGGCTCAGGGATGCGGAAAAAGAAAAAGTAACGCCTTCAGCGAAGAAAAGTAAACCTGCTGAAAGTTCCAGGACATCTTTATCCAGCTATGGGGATATGTGGAAAAACTAA
- a CDS encoding DUF1890 domain-containing protein yields the protein MTGAKVLLMMGCPEVPIQTSIALYLSHKLTKLGFDVTVAGTTAASKLLKVSDSDGYYVKKLVDLDKTIVDVIEKRTDFDMCFAFMHNDAGMTYATTMSSISQARMYSIVFGRNAEVLAETIEFDCEKIVAQDVHNPVRLKNKLDKVMEEIVK from the coding sequence ATGACCGGCGCAAAAGTGCTCCTCATGATGGGATGTCCAGAGGTTCCGATTCAAACCAGCATTGCATTATATCTTTCCCATAAACTGACTAAACTGGGATTTGATGTAACCGTTGCCGGGACAACTGCCGCAAGCAAGCTTTTGAAAGTCTCCGATTCCGACGGCTATTATGTAAAAAAGCTGGTAGATCTCGACAAAACTATAGTAGACGTCATTGAAAAAAGAACGGATTTCGATATGTGCTTTGCCTTTATGCATAACGATGCAGGAATGACTTATGCAACGACCATGAGCTCCATTTCTCAGGCCAGAATGTATTCAATAGTCTTTGGCAGAAATGCTGAGGTTCTGGCCGAAACCATAGAGTTCGACTGTGAAAAGATTGTCGCACAGGACGTTCACAACCCCGTTCGTCTCAAGAACAAGCTGGATAAGGTTATGGAGGAGATCGTTAAATGA
- a CDS encoding Hsp20/alpha crystallin family protein, giving the protein MRWPMRRSFPGPGRWDPFEEIRRTQERLNQLFEDFMPMEEWGGGKVYTPAIDIKEEDDKLVVTTDLPGINKEDVQINLKEDMLEISAKTGKEKETEEEGYLRRERAYTQFYRAIRLPASVKEEGSTAKMENGVLKITLPKMQLEEPTKKIAIE; this is encoded by the coding sequence ATGAGATGGCCTATGAGAAGATCATTTCCAGGACCTGGACGCTGGGATCCTTTTGAAGAAATAAGAAGGACGCAAGAGCGCCTCAATCAGTTGTTTGAAGACTTTATGCCGATGGAAGAATGGGGAGGCGGAAAAGTATACACTCCTGCTATCGACATTAAGGAAGAAGACGACAAACTTGTAGTCACTACCGACCTGCCTGGTATTAATAAAGAGGATGTTCAGATTAACCTTAAAGAAGACATGCTTGAGATCAGTGCAAAGACCGGGAAGGAAAAAGAGACTGAGGAAGAAGGGTACCTGCGCCGGGAGAGAGCATATACTCAATTTTATAGGGCTATTCGCTTGCCTGCAAGCGTTAAGGAAGAGGGAAGCACTGCAAAAATGGAAAATGGTGTCCTGAAAATAACGCTGCCGAAAATGCAATTGGAAGAGCCGACAAAGAAAATAGCTATTGAGTAA
- a CDS encoding deoxycytidylate deaminase, translating to MTQRPSIDEYFLEIAFVVGKRATCLRKNVGAVIVRDKRILATGYNGAPSGMDHCLEIGCIRDLEKIPSGTRQEKCRAVHAEQNAIIQAAIHGVSIAGATIYCTHQPCILCAKMLINSNIKRVVYATYYPDNDSLEFFRDAGVKVEYIPFELKSETSSVN from the coding sequence ATGACCCAAAGACCTTCAATTGATGAGTACTTTCTTGAAATCGCCTTTGTAGTAGGCAAACGGGCCACATGCCTCCGAAAGAATGTGGGAGCTGTTATCGTACGAGATAAAAGAATCCTCGCAACCGGATATAATGGGGCACCTAGCGGCATGGACCACTGTCTTGAAATTGGGTGTATCAGGGATCTGGAAAAGATTCCTTCAGGCACAAGACAGGAAAAGTGCAGGGCAGTACATGCAGAACAGAATGCAATTATCCAGGCTGCAATCCATGGGGTAAGCATAGCAGGCGCAACCATTTACTGTACACACCAGCCCTGTATCCTTTGCGCAAAAATGCTTATCAACTCGAACATCAAAAGAGTAGTATACGCAACTTACTATCCCGACAACGATTCACTTGAGTTTTTTAGGGACGCGGGTGTGAAAGTGGAATATATACCTTTTGAACTAAAAAGCGAGACTTCAAGCGTGAACTGA
- a CDS encoding preprotein translocase subunit SecD: MSDKKSLLKNPRVIIFILILLGSIVAIHPGYTPGKGTTSNLNFGLDLEGGSWLQIQLEGALAQVDVDSGKLVSGIVEPIIGAPIEITKNTLDAGGSANKSVTFTTSGTVSASQLEYLGTISVDKLSGSTTQVTISDTSKEGLIQSYLSKALDAEVMAQSDEDGTVYEIRTAVTEQKLESLLEKVGGSIHKNEDGTSTYEEGVSTDTRDLTKEILSDKLNSLGIKDIPVRTVGDKYILIDFAGIDLATAKEIAEKPGKFEIRIQTTGNETEHVLYGDSIVSVGVPSFHDEQWHTPFTLDDDGARTLQKVALETGAIDDPDSHYLMMYLDGVEIYGAPLSYSAAEKLREGPIYSWEASTGTDDAAKTEATALQVHLRAGALPVNVELVGSGHVDAGLGAQFKTAALIIGLISLIGVAAVVYFKYRRPEILIPMVGTSTSEVIMILGVAALIGWQLDLASIAGVIASIGTGIDHLVIITDEVLSEGKLPPTRVFKSRITKAFTIILGAAATNIIALSPLVVMGFGTLKGFAITTIIGVLIGVVIARPVYGIVIKELLNVDENGTASITE; this comes from the coding sequence ATGAGCGACAAAAAAAGCCTTCTTAAAAATCCAAGAGTCATTATCTTTATTTTAATCCTTCTTGGCTCTATAGTGGCTATTCACCCAGGCTATACCCCCGGAAAAGGGACAACTTCTAATCTTAATTTTGGACTTGATCTGGAAGGTGGGTCCTGGCTCCAGATACAACTGGAAGGAGCACTTGCCCAGGTAGATGTAGATTCCGGAAAATTAGTCAGCGGAATTGTAGAGCCTATAATTGGAGCCCCTATTGAGATCACAAAAAATACCCTTGATGCCGGCGGCTCTGCCAATAAATCTGTCACCTTTACAACATCTGGGACTGTCAGCGCATCCCAGCTTGAGTATCTTGGCACGATAAGTGTGGACAAGCTGAGTGGGAGCACAACTCAGGTAACTATCTCTGATACCAGCAAGGAAGGTCTCATCCAGTCGTACCTATCAAAAGCCCTTGATGCAGAAGTAATGGCCCAGAGTGATGAGGACGGAACTGTCTATGAAATCAGGACTGCAGTCACGGAACAAAAGCTTGAGTCTCTACTGGAAAAGGTTGGAGGTTCGATCCACAAGAACGAAGATGGGACTTCAACCTACGAAGAAGGAGTAAGCACCGATACCAGAGACCTGACAAAGGAGATCCTAAGTGATAAGCTGAACTCTCTGGGTATCAAAGATATTCCTGTAAGAACCGTAGGGGACAAATACATCCTTATTGATTTTGCAGGCATTGACTTGGCAACTGCTAAGGAAATAGCTGAAAAACCTGGGAAGTTTGAGATCCGGATTCAGACAACTGGAAATGAAACCGAACATGTCCTTTACGGCGATTCGATTGTAAGTGTGGGAGTTCCAAGCTTCCATGATGAACAGTGGCATACTCCTTTCACCCTGGATGATGACGGAGCTCGGACACTCCAGAAAGTTGCACTCGAAACCGGAGCAATTGATGATCCTGATTCTCATTACCTGATGATGTATCTTGATGGAGTTGAAATTTATGGAGCTCCTTTAAGTTACTCTGCAGCCGAAAAACTGCGAGAAGGTCCAATTTATTCCTGGGAAGCTTCCACGGGTACTGATGATGCTGCAAAAACCGAAGCTACAGCACTTCAGGTTCACCTTCGGGCAGGGGCTCTTCCTGTCAATGTAGAGCTTGTAGGTTCAGGACATGTGGATGCAGGTCTCGGAGCGCAGTTCAAGACTGCAGCCCTGATTATAGGTTTGATTTCCCTGATTGGGGTGGCAGCCGTGGTTTACTTCAAGTACAGGAGGCCTGAAATTCTGATACCCATGGTTGGAACTTCTACCAGTGAAGTTATCATGATCCTCGGAGTTGCAGCACTGATAGGGTGGCAGCTTGACCTGGCGTCAATTGCAGGTGTTATAGCTTCCATAGGTACTGGGATTGACCACCTCGTGATCATTACAGATGAAGTGCTTTCCGAAGGCAAACTCCCTCCAACAAGGGTTTTTAAATCCAGGATAACAAAGGCTTTTACAATCATTTTAGGAGCAGCCGCCACAAACATAATTGCCCTGTCCCCTCTGGTTGTAATGGGCTTTGGTACTTTGAAGGGCTTTGCAATTACTACCATCATTGGTGTCTTAATTGGTGTGGTTATCGCAAGGCCGGTTTATGGTATAGTAATCAAGGAACTTCTGAACGTAGATGAAAACGGAACTGCAAGCATAACTGAATAA
- a CDS encoding protein translocase subunit SecF, with protein sequence MATGLAEILDNFVKSHDDRQLLALPLAILAVSLAILLVSFVSSGSPVKLGMDFQGGTQISIETTDSPAVLEKTYSSYPITDVRQTGSRVIMQFGIMDDEQQRQLEKDITSHKYSNVQIQQVGPIYGKTLQVQALEALIISFIGMGIVVFLLFRTFVPSCAVILSAFSDIAIAAAFMRVAGIELSLGTLAALLMLIGYSVDSDILLTNRVIKRRGTVEEKVSKAMHTGITMTTTTLAALVSMYIVSTFSYLVISSFTQITLLSQISIVLIAGLIADMMNTWLLNTGILRWYAMKPEFRGRYNR encoded by the coding sequence ATGGCAACAGGTTTGGCCGAAATTTTAGATAATTTCGTGAAAAGTCATGATGACCGCCAGTTGCTGGCCCTCCCCCTTGCGATACTCGCAGTTTCTTTAGCAATACTGCTAGTTTCCTTTGTGAGTAGCGGATCGCCGGTAAAACTGGGAATGGATTTCCAGGGCGGTACTCAGATTTCGATAGAAACGACTGATTCTCCTGCTGTACTTGAAAAAACGTATTCTTCTTACCCCATCACCGATGTCCGGCAGACCGGAAGCAGGGTTATCATGCAGTTTGGGATCATGGATGATGAGCAGCAGCGTCAGCTTGAAAAGGATATTACGAGTCACAAATATTCCAATGTGCAGATTCAGCAAGTTGGGCCTATTTACGGCAAGACTCTGCAGGTACAGGCCCTAGAAGCCCTAATTATTTCCTTTATAGGAATGGGAATTGTGGTATTCCTGCTCTTCAGGACTTTTGTTCCTTCCTGTGCAGTGATACTTTCTGCATTTTCAGATATTGCTATTGCAGCTGCTTTCATGAGAGTTGCAGGGATTGAACTTTCCCTGGGAACACTTGCGGCGTTGCTTATGCTTATCGGTTATTCTGTAGACAGTGATATCCTGCTCACAAACAGGGTAATTAAACGCCGGGGTACGGTAGAAGAGAAAGTTTCCAAGGCGATGCATACAGGTATCACCATGACTACTACAACCCTTGCAGCGCTTGTGTCCATGTACATAGTCTCAACTTTCTCCTATCTTGTCATTTCCTCATTCACACAGATTACTCTGCTTTCGCAGATCTCAATTGTGCTGATTGCGGGACTTATTGCAGACATGATGAATACCTGGCTCCTGAATACGGGAATTTTACGATGGTATGCGATGAAACCCGAATTCAGAGGGAGGTATAACAGATGA
- the purM gene encoding phosphoribosylformylglycinamidine cyclo-ligase, with product MSEKHLTYADSGVDITKEEKTVKTLIEKLSYVRKGIGAPLTGIGHYAGLLDFGEYALALTTDGVGSKVLIANEMQRWNTVGIDCIAMNVNDLLAIGAEPVAFVDYLALEKHEEGFAAQIGEGLVNGAEISRMSIVGGETATLPEIIKGFDLAGTCLGIVRKEQIVEGEKVRVGDVIVGVPSTGVHSNGYTLVRKIIEESRYSYHDPCPYDNSKTIGNELLTPTRIYIEILDVLKACEVHGLAHITGSGLLKLRRVTKLGFDFYDPLEPQEIFKFLQKEGGVEDLEMYRTFNMGMGFLVILPEKDAAKAAEITGGKIVGKIVESGIRVKDLVIE from the coding sequence ATGAGTGAAAAACACTTAACGTACGCGGATTCAGGCGTAGATATTACAAAGGAAGAAAAAACCGTCAAGACCCTTATCGAAAAACTGAGCTATGTTCGAAAAGGTATAGGAGCCCCCCTTACAGGAATAGGGCATTATGCAGGGCTTCTGGACTTCGGAGAATATGCCCTTGCCCTGACAACTGATGGGGTAGGCTCAAAAGTTCTTATTGCAAACGAAATGCAGCGGTGGAATACAGTAGGCATAGACTGTATCGCAATGAATGTGAATGACCTTCTAGCCATAGGGGCCGAACCTGTAGCCTTTGTAGATTATCTTGCCCTGGAAAAGCATGAAGAAGGCTTTGCCGCCCAGATCGGGGAAGGACTGGTTAATGGCGCGGAAATATCCAGGATGTCCATCGTTGGTGGAGAAACTGCAACCCTGCCCGAGATAATTAAAGGTTTTGACCTTGCAGGTACATGCCTTGGAATTGTCCGGAAAGAACAGATTGTTGAGGGAGAGAAAGTAAGGGTAGGTGACGTGATTGTAGGTGTCCCAAGCACAGGCGTTCACAGCAACGGCTATACCCTTGTAAGGAAAATCATTGAGGAATCCAGGTACTCTTATCACGACCCCTGTCCCTATGACAATTCAAAAACGATCGGAAACGAGCTCCTAACCCCAACAAGAATTTATATTGAGATTCTTGATGTCCTGAAGGCATGTGAAGTCCATGGGCTTGCCCACATAACAGGCAGCGGACTTTTGAAACTGAGAAGAGTGACAAAACTCGGTTTTGATTTTTACGATCCTCTTGAACCACAGGAAATTTTCAAATTCTTGCAGAAGGAAGGCGGAGTCGAGGATCTTGAAATGTACAGAACCTTCAATATGGGTATGGGTTTCCTTGTTATCTTGCCGGAAAAAGATGCTGCAAAAGCTGCAGAAATTACCGGTGGAAAAATCGTAGGAAAAATTGTGGAAAGCGGTATCAGGGTAAAAGACCTGGTAATAGAGTGA
- a CDS encoding cofactor-independent phosphoglycerate mutase: protein MKYAVLIGDGMADYPIEKLGGKTILQAARTPAMDYIAAHGKIGLAKTIPDELHPGSDVANMSILGYDPAVYYSGRAPLEAASMGVALASDDVAFRCNLVTIEHRRIKDYSAGHISSEEARILIETLDAELGNEELSFNPGISYRHLLVAKNNLGAETECTPPHDITGKKIEEYLPGGKDGDFFSDLMKKSMIVLELHPVNLKRIEEGKNPANSIWVWGQGYAPKFTPFQELYGKTGAVISAVDLLKGIGVYAGMDVIEVQGATGYLDTNYEGKASAAIEVLKTRDLVFVHVEAPDEAGHEGSIDKKLKAVEDFDSRIVVPILKHAMASDEPFTILVLPDHPTPISIKTHARDPVPFAVYRTDKTESDSSETFDEESAKKGSLGLVKASDLIGILVKAK, encoded by the coding sequence ATGAAATACGCTGTACTTATAGGAGACGGAATGGCTGATTACCCAATAGAGAAACTGGGTGGAAAGACCATTCTCCAGGCAGCCCGAACCCCTGCTATGGATTATATCGCAGCCCATGGAAAAATAGGGCTTGCAAAAACGATACCTGATGAACTTCACCCCGGGAGTGATGTCGCAAACATGTCTATTCTCGGGTACGATCCAGCAGTATATTACTCTGGTAGGGCCCCTCTGGAGGCTGCCAGTATGGGTGTTGCTCTTGCATCTGATGATGTGGCTTTCAGATGCAATCTTGTGACTATTGAGCATAGGAGAATAAAAGACTACAGCGCAGGGCATATCAGTAGTGAAGAAGCTAGAATTCTCATTGAAACCCTTGATGCGGAACTCGGTAATGAAGAACTGAGCTTTAATCCGGGAATCAGCTACAGGCATCTTCTGGTCGCCAAAAATAATCTGGGAGCTGAAACAGAGTGCACTCCCCCGCATGATATTACTGGAAAGAAAATTGAGGAATATCTGCCAGGAGGAAAAGACGGAGATTTCTTTTCCGATCTGATGAAAAAATCTATGATCGTTCTTGAACTGCATCCGGTTAATCTGAAAAGGATTGAAGAGGGTAAGAATCCCGCAAATTCAATCTGGGTCTGGGGCCAGGGATATGCTCCGAAGTTTACGCCATTTCAAGAACTATATGGAAAAACTGGGGCAGTTATTTCGGCAGTCGATCTTCTGAAAGGCATTGGAGTTTATGCAGGAATGGATGTAATTGAAGTTCAGGGAGCAACCGGTTATCTGGATACCAATTATGAAGGAAAAGCCAGTGCTGCAATCGAGGTTCTGAAAACCAGGGACCTTGTTTTTGTCCATGTGGAAGCTCCGGATGAAGCCGGGCATGAAGGGAGCATTGATAAAAAGTTAAAAGCTGTTGAAGATTTCGATAGCCGAATTGTAGTTCCTATTCTTAAGCATGCGATGGCTTCAGACGAGCCTTTTACAATTCTCGTACTGCCTGATCATCCAACTCCTATTTCCATAAAAACTCATGCTCGAGATCCAGTTCCTTTTGCAGTCTACAGAACTGATAAAACGGAATCTGATAGTTCAGAGACCTTCGATGAGGAATCGGCTAAAAAAGGTTCTCTTGGCCTTGTAAAAGCTTCGGATCTTATAGGAATACTTGTGAAGGCTAAATAA
- a CDS encoding aspartate kinase: MKIVMKFGGTSVGDGKKIRHVAQLLKGYREEGNQIVVVTSALGGVTDELLENALFASTKGKVALVKEFKTEITNKHHEAVKDAIDDPTVAKEVIQTLDLRIDELEKALIGICYLGELTSRSIDYICSYGERLAAPIVSGAIRSLGISSTEFTGGEAGIITSSDYGNARPLEKTYELVNKRLECRLETQILVVTGFIGENEEGIITTLGRSGSDFTASILGAALKADEIWLWKEVNGIMTTDPRIVPEAKTIPQISYAEAMELSYFGANVLHPRTIEPAMREHIPVRVKNTFEPELPGTLVVAEKFQCKNVVKAVSLIKNVALINISGAEMVGSVGTVARLFTVLAKSGVNVIMISQGSSESNISFVISEAHVETALKALHEEFNRGIVKEITSDKDVCVVAVVGAGMAGTPGVAKRVFGALGNSLINIIMISQGSSQYNISFVVREDDAFAAVKTLHDEFELYNGNGIEKKL, translated from the coding sequence ATGAAAATTGTAATGAAATTTGGAGGAACTTCCGTTGGGGACGGAAAAAAAATCCGTCATGTTGCCCAGCTTCTAAAGGGGTACCGTGAAGAAGGCAACCAGATCGTGGTAGTAACCTCAGCGCTCGGTGGAGTAACCGATGAGCTTCTGGAAAATGCACTCTTTGCCTCAACAAAAGGCAAAGTCGCCCTTGTGAAAGAATTTAAAACAGAAATCACAAACAAACACCACGAGGCCGTGAAGGATGCCATTGATGATCCAACAGTCGCTAAAGAAGTTATCCAGACACTTGACCTCCGCATTGACGAGCTCGAAAAAGCCCTGATCGGAATCTGCTATCTTGGTGAGCTTACTTCAAGGTCAATTGACTACATTTGCTCTTATGGAGAGCGCCTGGCTGCTCCGATTGTGTCAGGGGCTATCCGTTCCCTTGGAATTTCATCAACTGAATTCACAGGTGGAGAAGCAGGGATTATAACATCATCGGATTACGGGAATGCAAGGCCTCTTGAGAAAACTTACGAACTTGTGAATAAGAGGCTTGAATGCAGACTCGAGACACAGATTCTTGTAGTTACGGGATTTATCGGAGAAAACGAAGAAGGAATTATTACCACTCTGGGAAGAAGCGGCTCTGACTTTACAGCTTCTATTCTGGGCGCAGCTTTGAAAGCCGACGAGATTTGGCTCTGGAAAGAAGTAAACGGTATCATGACTACTGATCCGCGAATAGTGCCAGAGGCAAAAACTATCCCGCAAATCTCTTATGCCGAAGCCATGGAACTCTCTTACTTCGGGGCAAACGTACTGCATCCGCGCACGATTGAGCCTGCTATGCGCGAACACATTCCTGTGCGTGTCAAGAATACGTTTGAGCCTGAGCTACCTGGCACGCTCGTAGTTGCGGAAAAGTTCCAGTGCAAGAATGTAGTAAAAGCCGTAAGCCTGATCAAAAACGTGGCGCTCATCAATATTTCAGGCGCAGAGATGGTAGGATCTGTCGGAACTGTAGCAAGACTCTTCACAGTACTTGCAAAGTCAGGCGTTAATGTTATTATGATAAGCCAGGGCTCGTCCGAATCAAATATCTCTTTCGTGATCAGTGAAGCACATGTGGAAACTGCATTAAAAGCCCTGCATGAAGAGTTCAACCGCGGAATCGTAAAAGAAATCACGTCAGACAAAGATGTCTGTGTAGTTGCAGTCGTGGGTGCAGGTATGGCAGGGACTCCAGGCGTAGCAAAACGGGTATTCGGAGCGCTTGGGAACTCACTGATTAATATCATCATGATCAGCCAGGGCTCTTCCCAGTACAATATCTCTTTCGTAGTGCGGGAAGATGATGCATTTGCTGCAGTCAAGACCCTGCACGATGAATTTGAACTATATAACGGAAACGGAATTGAAAAAAAGCTATAA
- a CDS encoding DUF1894 domain-containing protein, whose product MVCLSGYNYEVLLKNTTLEECEKLIMENSEDVYLVPGGYKVRDLMLMGTVSPVGFSGSDIIFQFTKPCFGLFVLKLKNETEEIERLRNQYKIDKNVKKIK is encoded by the coding sequence ATGGTATGTTTAAGCGGATATAACTATGAGGTTCTCCTGAAGAATACAACCCTCGAAGAGTGTGAAAAACTCATTATGGAGAATTCAGAGGATGTATACCTCGTACCTGGCGGGTACAAAGTAAGAGATCTCATGCTCATGGGTACAGTTTCCCCTGTTGGCTTTTCAGGAAGCGATATTATATTTCAGTTCACAAAGCCCTGCTTCGGCTTATTTGTGCTCAAACTGAAAAACGAAACCGAAGAAATAGAGAGGCTTAGGAACCAGTACAAAATAGATAAAAATGTAAAAAAGATTAAATGA
- a CDS encoding cation diffusion facilitator family transporter — protein MESAGDTNKETLFSYEDNDDTRYSRASHVTKVSMLLNFLLTTFKFAAGILGNSSAMIADAAHSLSDFITDIAVIVGLKIAKKPRDSTHNYGHGKIETLAAAFIGLVLIAAAFGIFWGGLQKVITFYQGESLPEPSKIALAAAAISIVLKEWLYRYTIECGRELKSDAVIANAWDHRSDALSSVGTMLGIGGAIFLGGKWVVLDPLAAIVLSFFIFKVAFDVSYKNLNELLEASLDSETYRNIERVLDSTEGVLGFHELKTRKIGNAMAADVHIEVDRDLNIVDAHEISTQIENRLKEVCGSNGHFSIHVEPCPDSKYYDKNTSRTNNRTRL, from the coding sequence ATGGAAAGTGCTGGAGATACAAATAAAGAGACTCTTTTTAGTTATGAGGATAATGACGATACACGGTACTCCCGAGCGTCTCATGTAACAAAAGTCTCGATGCTTTTAAACTTTTTATTGACAACTTTTAAGTTTGCAGCTGGGATCCTTGGTAATAGTTCAGCAATGATAGCGGATGCAGCTCATTCACTATCAGACTTTATAACTGATATCGCAGTGATTGTAGGTTTAAAAATCGCTAAAAAACCAAGGGACAGCACACATAATTATGGACATGGGAAAATTGAGACTTTAGCTGCCGCATTTATTGGCCTTGTACTTATTGCGGCTGCTTTTGGAATATTCTGGGGCGGTCTTCAGAAAGTTATTACTTTTTATCAGGGAGAGAGTCTGCCAGAGCCAAGTAAAATCGCTCTTGCTGCAGCAGCCATTTCAATTGTGTTAAAAGAATGGCTATACCGCTACACTATAGAATGCGGTCGAGAACTTAAGAGTGATGCGGTAATTGCAAATGCCTGGGATCACCGTTCGGATGCTCTCTCCTCTGTAGGAACCATGCTAGGAATAGGAGGCGCGATCTTTCTTGGAGGCAAGTGGGTAGTGCTTGATCCACTAGCTGCAATTGTATTAAGTTTCTTTATCTTTAAAGTGGCATTTGATGTTTCTTACAAAAACCTCAATGAACTGCTGGAAGCTTCGCTTGATTCGGAGACTTACAGAAATATTGAACGAGTCCTTGATTCGACTGAAGGTGTCTTAGGCTTCCATGAGCTAAAAACCCGAAAAATAGGGAATGCCATGGCTGCAGATGTCCATATTGAGGTAGACCGGGATTTAAATATCGTAGATGCACATGAAATCTCAACGCAGATAGAAAACAGGCTAAAAGAGGTCTGCGGCAGTAACGGTCACTTTTCGATTCATGTGGAGCCATGTCCTGACTCCAAATACTATGATAAGAACACATCCAGAACAAATAATAGAACCAGATTATGA
- a CDS encoding coenzyme F420-0:L-glutamate ligase: protein MKFEAVTVENIPLIHTGDNLPSIICDNLELQDSDIVIVASTIVAKAEGEVFRLEDITPGKIALEMASRNGKDARFIQAVLSRSREVLVEKPFMLVTTLAGHTCVNAGVDESNIEDGFLLYPPVNPDASASRLGQELEKLSGKKLSVIVTDTNGRAFKIGQTGAAIGIYKMKPVKHWIGEKDLFGKVLEVTEEAVADELAGAANLLMGEGAGGTPVVLIRGFDYYCEEETFIKEMYRPEELDVIKKGLRCLQKKVE, encoded by the coding sequence TTGAAATTCGAAGCCGTAACCGTTGAGAATATCCCCCTTATACATACTGGGGACAATCTGCCCTCGATCATTTGTGATAATCTGGAACTTCAGGACAGTGACATTGTTATCGTTGCCTCGACCATCGTTGCTAAAGCTGAAGGGGAGGTCTTCAGGCTAGAAGATATTACTCCAGGGAAAATAGCACTTGAGATGGCATCCCGAAACGGAAAAGATGCGAGGTTTATCCAGGCCGTACTTTCCCGGAGCAGGGAGGTGCTTGTGGAAAAGCCATTTATGCTTGTGACAACTCTAGCAGGGCATACCTGCGTAAATGCAGGGGTTGACGAATCAAATATTGAAGACGGATTTTTGCTCTATCCTCCGGTAAATCCAGATGCCAGTGCTTCAAGGCTCGGGCAGGAGCTTGAAAAGTTGAGCGGGAAAAAGTTAAGTGTGATTGTCACAGACACAAACGGGAGAGCTTTTAAAATAGGGCAGACCGGCGCTGCCATAGGAATTTACAAGATGAAGCCTGTAAAGCACTGGATTGGAGAAAAAGATCTCTTCGGAAAAGTCCTTGAGGTTACAGAGGAAGCAGTTGCCGATGAACTTGCAGGTGCCGCAAATCTTCTGATGGGCGAAGGGGCAGGCGGAACTCCCGTAGTTTTAATTCGTGGTTTTGATTATTATTGTGAAGAAGAGACCTTTATAAAGGAAATGTATCGTCCTGAAGAACTGGACGTAATTAAAAAAGGACTTCGCTGCCTTCAAAAAAAAGTTGAATGA
- a CDS encoding cupin domain-containing protein produces the protein MSEELKARVLRIETLIDYQEGAVVSREIIRKNTGTVTIFAFDKGEGLSEHTAPFDAMVQITAGKAEITISGNKNVLEKGDMIIMPANEPHSLHALERFKMILTMIRS, from the coding sequence ATGTCTGAAGAATTAAAAGCCAGAGTATTAAGGATAGAAACTTTGATTGATTATCAGGAAGGAGCCGTTGTAAGCAGAGAAATTATCCGTAAGAATACCGGAACCGTAACTATATTTGCCTTCGATAAAGGTGAGGGACTGAGCGAGCATACTGCTCCTTTTGACGCCATGGTTCAAATAACAGCTGGAAAGGCAGAAATCACAATCTCGGGAAATAAAAATGTTCTGGAGAAAGGGGACATGATTATAATGCCTGCCAACGAACCCCATTCACTCCATGCCCTGGAAAGGTTCAAAATGATTCTAACTATGATCCGCTCTTAA